A single window of Rhodococcus jostii RHA1 DNA harbors:
- a CDS encoding sarcosine oxidase subunit beta family protein has product MSATQPPGAHLPDHPDFLWRNPEPKKSYDVVIVGGGGHGLATAHYLAKNHGITNVAVLEKGWLAGGNMARNTTLIRSNYLWDESAKIYEHALKLWEGLEDDLDYPILFSQRGVLNLAHSLQDVRDSVRRVEANKLNGIDAEWVGPDEVKKLCPLVNISSDIRYPVLGATYQPRAGIAKHDYVAWGFARRADEAGIDIIQNCEVTGFVTDGNKVTGVRTTRGDIATGQVALCAAGHTSTLTDMLGIRTPVQSHPLQALVSELLEPVHPTIVMSNAIHVYVSQAHKGELVMGAGVDSYNGYGQRGAFHIIERQMAAAVELFPVFARAHLLRTWGGIVDVCPDASPIVGRTPYDNVYLNCGWGTGGFKATPGLGWCLADTIANDEPHEFIAPFSLDRFVTGALVDEHGAAAVAH; this is encoded by the coding sequence ATGAGTGCCACCCAGCCACCCGGCGCCCACCTGCCCGACCACCCCGACTTCCTGTGGCGTAATCCGGAGCCGAAGAAGTCGTACGACGTCGTCATCGTCGGCGGCGGCGGACACGGCCTCGCCACCGCGCACTACCTCGCCAAGAACCACGGCATCACCAACGTCGCGGTCCTGGAGAAGGGCTGGCTCGCGGGCGGCAACATGGCCCGCAACACCACGCTGATCCGGTCGAACTACCTGTGGGACGAGAGCGCCAAGATCTACGAGCACGCCCTGAAACTGTGGGAGGGTCTCGAGGACGACCTCGACTACCCGATCCTGTTCAGCCAGCGCGGCGTCCTCAACCTCGCGCACAGTCTGCAGGACGTCCGCGACAGCGTCCGCCGGGTGGAGGCGAACAAGCTCAACGGAATCGACGCCGAGTGGGTCGGGCCCGACGAGGTCAAGAAGCTGTGCCCGCTGGTGAACATCTCGAGCGACATCCGCTACCCGGTGCTCGGCGCGACGTATCAGCCGCGCGCCGGCATCGCCAAACACGACTACGTGGCCTGGGGTTTCGCGCGCCGCGCCGACGAGGCGGGCATCGACATCATCCAGAACTGCGAGGTCACCGGGTTCGTCACCGACGGCAACAAGGTCACCGGGGTGCGCACCACCCGCGGCGACATCGCGACCGGTCAGGTCGCGCTGTGCGCGGCCGGGCACACCTCGACGCTCACCGACATGCTCGGCATCCGCACCCCCGTACAGAGCCACCCGCTGCAGGCGCTGGTCTCCGAACTCCTCGAGCCCGTGCACCCGACCATCGTGATGTCGAACGCCATCCACGTGTACGTCTCGCAGGCGCACAAGGGCGAACTGGTGATGGGCGCCGGTGTCGACTCCTACAACGGGTACGGCCAGCGCGGCGCGTTCCACATCATCGAACGTCAGATGGCGGCCGCGGTGGAGTTGTTCCCGGTCTTCGCCCGCGCGCATCTGCTGCGCACCTGGGGCGGCATCGTCGACGTGTGCCCCGACGCCTCCCCGATCGTGGGACGCACCCCGTACGACAACGTGTATCTCAACTGCGGTTGGGGCACCGGCGGATTCAAGGCCACCCCCGGGTTGGGCTGGTGTCTGGCGGACACCATCGCGAACGACGAACCGCACGAGTTCATCGCGCCGTTCAGCCTCGACCGGTTCGTCACCGGCGCTCTCGTCGACGAGCACGGCGCCGCGGCCGTCGCGCACTGA
- a CDS encoding sarcosine oxidase subunit delta, producing the protein MQLIECPWCGSREETEFHYGGEAHVVYPEDPESLTDEQWAHFVFFRANPKGPFAERWNHSAGCRRWFNAVRDTATYRFHSVYRLDEQKPTIS; encoded by the coding sequence ATGCAACTCATCGAATGCCCGTGGTGCGGGTCCCGTGAGGAAACCGAGTTCCACTACGGCGGCGAAGCCCACGTCGTCTATCCGGAAGATCCCGAGTCGCTGACCGACGAACAGTGGGCACACTTCGTGTTCTTCCGCGCGAACCCGAAAGGTCCTTTCGCGGAACGGTGGAACCACAGCGCCGGCTGCCGGCGCTGGTTCAACGCCGTACGCGACACCGCCACCTACCGATTCCACAGCGTCTACCGCTTGGACGAGCAGAAGCCGACGATATCGTGA
- a CDS encoding 2Fe-2S iron-sulfur cluster-binding protein — translation MNAPFRTRQGGRLDRNTSYTFTFDGRELTGHPGDTLGSALLANGVHQITTSIKLGRPRGITAAWAEDTGGLVQIEEPFPEPMLLATTIELFDGLVARGIPGQGRLAEIADSAKYDAKHVHTDLLVAGAGPAGLAAALTAARAGARVVLVDEQSEAGGDLLGSTDLIDGAPALDWVAAAVAELATYPDVLHLQRTTAFGNYDDGFVLALQRRTDHLGVEAPAALSRQRVWRIRARHILVAAGAHERPVVFTDNDRPGIMLAHGARTFLHRYGVKVGEQAVVFTTNDSAYEAAIDLHDAGVRINAIVEARDDAPARWQRECDARGITIRAASVVSGTRGNGRISHAVVSHRTDTDHRFRIPLACDVLLVSGGWNPAVHLFSQARGKLRYDANLGAFVPGEDLDGVSVAGSANGVFDLDGCLRDGQTAGQSIMRDLGFTVPDHTIDPAPAPAIEQSTPLVLWRVKDVAGEDTQFVDVQRDATVADLARAVGAGMTSMEHIKRYTTIGTAHDQGKTSGVISSGITAELLGRPIETLGTTTFRPPYTPVAFAALAGRSRGALFDPERVTALHDWHVGRGAVFEDVGQWKRPRYYPLPGEDMDAAVLRECAAVRRSIGILDGSTLGKIDVQGPDAGVLLDMIYTNMMSTLKVGMVRYGVMCGVDGMVIDDGTVMRLDDDRFQVFTTTGGAAKILDWMEEWLQTEWPHLRVRLTSVTEQWATFPVVGPRSRDVIGEVFPDLDVTNDAFGFMAWRDTSLGGVHVRVARISFSGELAFEVNVDGWHAPAVWARLIAAGEKFDITPYGTETMHVLRAEKGYPIIGQDTDGTVTPQDLGMSWAVSKKKRDFIGKRSFTRAENQNPLRKEFVGLLPLDKQTVLPEGAQIIEEISDGVLPPPPVPMLGHVTSSYLSAELGRPFGLALVKGGRARLGDTLHVPVDGNLVAVEVTSSVLVDPEGARRDG, via the coding sequence GTGAACGCACCCTTCCGCACCCGCCAGGGCGGTCGCCTCGACCGCAACACCTCCTACACCTTCACGTTCGACGGCCGGGAACTCACCGGTCACCCCGGTGACACGCTCGGTTCGGCCCTGCTCGCGAACGGCGTCCACCAGATCACCACCAGCATCAAGCTCGGCCGGCCACGCGGCATCACCGCGGCGTGGGCGGAGGACACCGGCGGGCTCGTGCAGATCGAGGAGCCGTTCCCCGAGCCGATGCTGCTCGCCACCACCATCGAGTTGTTCGACGGCCTCGTCGCCCGCGGCATCCCCGGTCAGGGCCGGCTCGCCGAAATCGCCGATTCGGCGAAGTACGACGCCAAGCACGTCCACACCGACCTCCTCGTCGCCGGCGCCGGACCGGCCGGTCTCGCCGCCGCGCTCACGGCGGCCCGGGCGGGCGCCCGGGTGGTGCTCGTCGACGAGCAGAGCGAAGCCGGCGGCGACCTCCTCGGGTCCACGGACCTCATCGACGGCGCACCCGCCCTCGACTGGGTCGCTGCCGCGGTCGCCGAACTCGCCACCTACCCGGATGTGCTGCACCTGCAGCGCACCACCGCGTTCGGCAACTACGACGACGGCTTCGTCCTCGCGCTGCAGCGCCGCACCGACCATCTCGGTGTCGAGGCCCCCGCCGCGCTGAGCCGCCAGCGCGTCTGGCGTATCCGCGCCCGGCACATCCTCGTCGCCGCCGGGGCGCACGAGCGTCCCGTCGTCTTCACCGACAACGACCGCCCGGGCATCATGCTCGCGCACGGCGCCCGCACCTTCCTGCACCGCTACGGTGTCAAGGTCGGCGAGCAGGCCGTCGTGTTCACCACCAACGACAGCGCGTACGAGGCCGCGATCGACCTGCACGACGCGGGCGTGCGGATCAACGCGATCGTCGAGGCCCGCGACGACGCACCCGCCCGCTGGCAGCGTGAATGCGACGCGCGCGGCATCACCATCCGTGCGGCGTCGGTGGTGTCCGGCACCCGCGGCAACGGCCGGATCAGTCACGCGGTCGTGTCGCACCGCACGGACACCGATCACCGATTCCGCATCCCCCTCGCCTGCGACGTCCTGCTCGTCAGCGGCGGCTGGAACCCGGCCGTGCACCTGTTCTCGCAGGCCCGCGGCAAGCTCCGCTACGACGCGAACCTCGGCGCCTTCGTGCCCGGCGAGGACCTCGACGGAGTCTCCGTCGCCGGCTCCGCGAACGGTGTGTTCGACCTGGACGGGTGCCTGCGCGACGGCCAGACCGCCGGCCAGTCGATCATGCGCGACCTCGGCTTCACCGTTCCCGACCACACGATCGACCCGGCACCTGCACCGGCGATCGAACAGTCCACCCCGCTGGTGCTCTGGCGGGTGAAGGACGTCGCCGGTGAGGACACCCAGTTCGTCGACGTGCAACGCGACGCGACGGTCGCCGACCTCGCCCGCGCGGTCGGCGCAGGCATGACGTCGATGGAGCACATCAAGCGCTACACCACCATCGGAACCGCGCACGACCAGGGCAAGACGTCCGGGGTGATCTCCTCCGGCATCACGGCCGAACTGCTCGGCAGGCCGATCGAGACGCTGGGCACCACCACGTTCCGGCCGCCGTACACCCCGGTCGCGTTCGCCGCCCTCGCCGGCCGCAGCCGCGGCGCCCTCTTCGACCCCGAACGGGTGACGGCACTGCACGATTGGCATGTCGGCCGCGGCGCGGTGTTCGAGGACGTCGGCCAGTGGAAGCGTCCCCGCTACTACCCCCTGCCCGGAGAGGACATGGACGCCGCGGTGCTGCGTGAATGCGCTGCCGTGCGCCGCAGCATCGGCATCCTCGACGGCTCCACCCTCGGCAAGATCGACGTCCAGGGTCCCGACGCCGGGGTGCTGCTCGACATGATCTACACGAACATGATGAGCACCCTGAAGGTCGGCATGGTCCGCTACGGCGTCATGTGCGGGGTCGACGGCATGGTCATCGACGACGGCACCGTGATGCGCCTGGACGACGACCGGTTCCAGGTCTTCACGACCACCGGCGGCGCCGCGAAGATCCTCGACTGGATGGAGGAATGGCTGCAGACCGAATGGCCGCACCTGAGGGTCCGGCTCACCTCGGTCACCGAACAGTGGGCCACGTTCCCCGTCGTCGGACCGCGCTCCCGCGACGTGATCGGTGAGGTCTTCCCCGACCTCGACGTCACCAATGACGCGTTCGGGTTCATGGCGTGGCGCGACACCTCCCTCGGCGGCGTCCACGTACGGGTCGCGCGGATCAGCTTCTCCGGCGAACTCGCGTTCGAGGTCAACGTCGACGGCTGGCACGCACCCGCGGTCTGGGCGCGCCTGATCGCCGCGGGCGAGAAATTCGACATCACCCCGTACGGCACCGAAACCATGCACGTCCTGCGTGCCGAAAAGGGTTACCCGATCATCGGTCAGGACACCGACGGGACGGTCACCCCGCAGGACCTGGGGATGAGCTGGGCCGTGTCGAAGAAGAAGCGCGACTTCATCGGGAAGCGCTCCTTCACCCGGGCGGAGAACCAGAACCCGCTGCGCAAGGAGTTCGTCGGACTGCTGCCCCTCGACAAGCAGACCGTGCTGCCCGAGGGCGCGCAGATCATCGAAGAAATCTCCGACGGCGTCCTGCCGCCCCCGCCGGTGCCGATGCTCGGGCACGTCACCTCGAGCTACCTCAGCGCCGAACTCGGCCGCCCGTTCGGGCTCGCCCTCGTCAAGGGCGGCCGGGCAAGGCTCGGGGACACCCTGCACGTCCCGGTGGACGGAAACCTGGTCGCCGTCGAGGTCACCAGTTCCGTCCTCGTCGATCCCGAAGGAGCACGTCGCGATGGCTGA
- a CDS encoding sarcosine oxidase subunit gamma produces MADTLVPLSPLHGWDQKFSELPESVSIAEEPFVAMVDLWVDPAGPGAEPAATVLGFDLPTAASTSAGTDATTAVWLGPEEWLITTRSQSAPALESDLRAAVTPHGGAAIDVSGQRTTLRLRGIHARDVLEKGCSLDLHPRVCGRGTAAQTMLGLAGVILIALDDEGADYRILVRSSFARYLAEWLIDAAEEFGVDPV; encoded by the coding sequence ATGGCTGACACCCTCGTCCCCCTCAGCCCCCTGCACGGCTGGGACCAGAAATTCTCCGAACTCCCCGAATCGGTGAGCATCGCCGAGGAACCGTTCGTCGCGATGGTCGACCTGTGGGTCGACCCGGCCGGACCGGGAGCCGAGCCCGCCGCGACGGTCCTCGGGTTCGACCTCCCCACCGCGGCGTCGACGTCCGCCGGCACCGACGCCACCACCGCCGTCTGGCTCGGTCCCGAGGAATGGCTGATCACCACGCGGTCACAGTCGGCGCCCGCGCTCGAATCGGACCTGCGGGCGGCGGTGACCCCCCACGGCGGCGCCGCGATCGACGTCTCCGGACAGCGAACCACTCTGCGGCTGCGCGGGATTCACGCCCGCGACGTCCTCGAGAAGGGGTGCTCGCTGGATCTGCATCCGAGGGTGTGCGGCCGCGGCACTGCAGCGCAGACCATGCTCGGCCTCGCGGGCGTGATCCTGATCGCGCTCGACGACGAGGGGGCCGACTACCGGATTCTCGTGCGGTCGTCGTTCGCCCGGTATCTCGCGGAGTGGCTGATCGACGCCGCCGAGGAGTTCGGCGTCGACCCCGTGTAA
- the folP gene encoding dihydropteroate synthase, protein MVPFPALTATGAGRLLDALARDVPLVCGIVNVTPDSFSDGGRYLDTAAAVEHALSLVAEGADLLDVGGESTRPGSRPPSVAEEIARVVPVVAALAMSTSVPISVDTSRPDVMREAVTVGASMINDVRALRLPGALRTAADLDVPVCLMHMRGEPETMQRSPEYDDVVSEVRRFLVDRVGACRGAGIPLEHIMVDPGFGFGKTLAHNLALLSELRQITDLGVPVMAGLSRKGMLGTITGRGVEHRQAASVAAALIAAQNGAAVLRVHDVAATVDAVSVLRALVYRGPASFSHASNRVSAL, encoded by the coding sequence ATGGTTCCGTTCCCCGCACTCACCGCCACCGGCGCCGGTCGACTGCTCGACGCCCTCGCACGCGACGTTCCCCTGGTCTGCGGCATCGTCAACGTGACCCCGGATTCGTTCTCCGACGGTGGTCGGTACCTCGACACCGCCGCCGCGGTCGAACACGCCCTGTCGCTGGTCGCAGAGGGCGCCGACCTCCTCGACGTCGGCGGCGAGTCGACCCGTCCCGGGTCCCGCCCGCCGTCCGTCGCGGAGGAGATCGCGCGCGTGGTGCCGGTAGTTGCGGCCCTCGCGATGTCGACGTCGGTACCGATCTCCGTCGACACCTCGAGACCGGACGTCATGCGAGAGGCGGTCACCGTCGGCGCGTCGATGATCAACGACGTTCGCGCCCTCCGGCTTCCGGGTGCACTGCGGACCGCGGCCGATCTGGACGTGCCGGTGTGCCTGATGCACATGCGCGGCGAGCCCGAAACGATGCAGAGGTCGCCGGAGTACGACGACGTCGTGTCCGAGGTGCGCCGGTTCCTCGTCGACCGTGTCGGCGCCTGCCGGGGCGCGGGAATTCCGCTCGAGCACATCATGGTCGACCCGGGTTTCGGCTTCGGCAAGACCCTCGCCCACAACCTCGCGCTGTTGTCCGAGCTGCGGCAGATCACCGATCTCGGTGTTCCCGTGATGGCCGGACTGTCCCGGAAGGGCATGCTGGGCACGATCACCGGTCGCGGCGTCGAGCACCGTCAGGCCGCCTCGGTGGCCGCTGCCCTGATTGCCGCGCAGAACGGGGCAGCCGTCCTCCGGGTGCACGACGTCGCCGCCACCGTGGACGCGGTGTCCGTGCTCCGCGCACTCGTATATCGTGGTCCCGCCAGCTTCAGTCACGCGTCGAATCGAGTCTCCGCACTGTGA